The following coding sequences are from one Saccopteryx bilineata isolate mSacBil1 chromosome 3, mSacBil1_pri_phased_curated, whole genome shotgun sequence window:
- the CEACAM1 gene encoding carcinoembryonic antigen-related cell adhesion molecule 1 isoform X1 has translation MESPSAPTSRGRGPWQRVLLAVSLLTFWSPPTTAKLTVESVPSNVAEGEDVLLLVRNKTENFIGYSWYKGEVVDSNHLIASYAVATAESTPGPAYSGRETIYPNGSLLLQNVTLKDTGYYTLNAIKQNFLSEDGTGQLRVYPELPTPSITSNSSSPEEHKDPVVLTCESHTQDATYLWLINSQSLLDSTRLELSEDNRTLTLLHVTRNDTGPYECETRNPVSVSRSDPFYLNVLYGPDTPTISPSDSHYLPGANLSLSCHAASNPPPQYSWFINGSSQQSTQELFIPNLTVNNSGSYTCLAHNSATSLNRTTVKNITISEPVGKPSIQARNNNTVTEHKDTVVFTCLTNDTGISIGWIFNNQSLRLTERMKLSQGNSTLTIDPVRREDAGDYQCEVSNPVSSSKSDPFRLGVLYDPTPPNPGLSDGAIAGIVIGVLAGAALIAALVYFLYIRKTGGASDQHDLTEHKLSASNHSQGHSDSAANKINEVIYSSLNFKAQESKIPTSASPSSTATETVYLEVKIK, from the exons AGTGCCATCCAATGTGGCCGAAGGGGAGGACGTGCTTCTCCTTGTCCGCAATAAGACTGAGAATTTTATAGGCTATTCCTGGTACAAAGGGGAAGTTGTGGACAGCAACCATTTGATTGCATCGTATGCAGTAGCCACTGCAGAAAGTACCCCAGGGCCTGCATACAGCGGCCGAGAGACAATATACCCCAATGGATCCCTGCTGCTCCAGAATGTCACCCTGAAGGACACAGGATACTACACCCTAAATGCCATAAAGCAAAATTTTCTGAGTGAAGACGGAACTGGACAGCTCCGTGTTTACC CGGAGTTACCCACACCCAGCATCACAAGCAACAGCTCCAGCCCCGAGGAGCACAAGGACCCTGTCGTGCTAACGTGTGAATCTCATACTCAAGACGCCACCTACCTGTGGCTGATCAACAGTCAGAGTCTGCTGGACAGCACCAGGCTGGAGCTGTCCGAGGACAACAGGACTCTCACTTTACTTCATGTCACAAGGAATGACACGGGACCCTATGAGTGTGAAACCCGGAACCCAGTGAGTGTCAGCCGCAGTGACCCATTCTACCTGAATGTTCTCT ATGGCCCGGACACCCCCACCATTTCCCCCTCAGACTCCCATTACCTACCGGGAGCAAACCTCAGCCTCTCCTGCCACGCAGCCTCTAACCCGCCCCCACAGTATTCCTGGTTTATCAATGGGAGTTCCCAGCAATCCACACAGGAGCTCTTTATCCCCAACCTCACTGTGAATAATAGTGGATCCTATACCTGCCTCGCCCATAACTCTGCCACTAGCCTCAACAGGACCACCGTCAAGAATATCACCATCTCTG AGCCTGTGGGGAAGCCCTCCATCCAAGCCAGGAACAACAACACAGTCACAGAGCATAAAGACACTGTGGTCTTCACCTGTCTCACAAATGACACGGGGATCTCCATCGGGTGGATCTTCAATAACCAGAGTCTGCGGCTCACAGAGAGGATGAAGCTGTCCCAAGGCAACAGCACCCTCACCATCGACCCCGTCAGGAGGGAGGATGCTGGGGATTATCAGTGTGAGGTCTCCAACCCCGTCAGTTCCAGCAAAAGTGACCCCTTCAGGCTGGGCGTGCTTt ATGATCCAACACCACCAAATCCTGGCCTCTCAGACGGGGCTATTGCGGGCATCGTGATTGGAGTCCTGGCCGGGGCAGCTCTGATAGCAGCCCTGGTGTACTTTCTGTACATCAGAAAGACTGGAGG GGCAAGCGACCAGCACGATCTCACAGAGCACAAACTCTCAGCCTCCAACCACA gtCAGGGCCACTCTGACAGCGCGGCTAACAAG ATCAATGAAGTCATATATTCTTCCCTGAACTTCAAAGCCCAGGAATCAAAGATACCAACTTCAGCTTCCCCATCTTCAACAGCCACCGAAACAGTTTATTTAGAAGTAAAAATTAAGTAA
- the CEACAM1 gene encoding carcinoembryonic antigen-related cell adhesion molecule 1 isoform X4: MESPSAPTSRGRGPWQRVLLAVSLLTFWSPPTTAKLTVESVPSNVAEGEDVLLLVRNKTENFIGYSWYKGEVVDSNHLIASYAVATAESTPGPAYSGRETIYPNGSLLLQNVTLKDTGYYTLNAIKQNFLSEDGTGQLRVYPELPTPSITSNSSSPEEHKDPVVLTCESHTQDATYLWLINSQSLLDSTRLELSEDNRTLTLLHVTRNDTGPYECETRNPVSVSRSDPFYLNVLYGPDTPTISPSDSHYLPGANLSLSCHAASNPPPQYSWFINGSSQQSTQELFIPNLTVNNSGSYTCLAHNSATSLNRTTVKNITISEPVGKPSIQARNNNTVTEHKDTVVFTCLTNDTGISIGWIFNNQSLRLTERMKLSQGNSTLTIDPVRREDAGDYQCEVSNPVSSSKSDPFRLGVLYDPTPPNPGLSDGAIAGIVIGVLAGAALIAALVYFLYIRKTGGSGPL; the protein is encoded by the exons AGTGCCATCCAATGTGGCCGAAGGGGAGGACGTGCTTCTCCTTGTCCGCAATAAGACTGAGAATTTTATAGGCTATTCCTGGTACAAAGGGGAAGTTGTGGACAGCAACCATTTGATTGCATCGTATGCAGTAGCCACTGCAGAAAGTACCCCAGGGCCTGCATACAGCGGCCGAGAGACAATATACCCCAATGGATCCCTGCTGCTCCAGAATGTCACCCTGAAGGACACAGGATACTACACCCTAAATGCCATAAAGCAAAATTTTCTGAGTGAAGACGGAACTGGACAGCTCCGTGTTTACC CGGAGTTACCCACACCCAGCATCACAAGCAACAGCTCCAGCCCCGAGGAGCACAAGGACCCTGTCGTGCTAACGTGTGAATCTCATACTCAAGACGCCACCTACCTGTGGCTGATCAACAGTCAGAGTCTGCTGGACAGCACCAGGCTGGAGCTGTCCGAGGACAACAGGACTCTCACTTTACTTCATGTCACAAGGAATGACACGGGACCCTATGAGTGTGAAACCCGGAACCCAGTGAGTGTCAGCCGCAGTGACCCATTCTACCTGAATGTTCTCT ATGGCCCGGACACCCCCACCATTTCCCCCTCAGACTCCCATTACCTACCGGGAGCAAACCTCAGCCTCTCCTGCCACGCAGCCTCTAACCCGCCCCCACAGTATTCCTGGTTTATCAATGGGAGTTCCCAGCAATCCACACAGGAGCTCTTTATCCCCAACCTCACTGTGAATAATAGTGGATCCTATACCTGCCTCGCCCATAACTCTGCCACTAGCCTCAACAGGACCACCGTCAAGAATATCACCATCTCTG AGCCTGTGGGGAAGCCCTCCATCCAAGCCAGGAACAACAACACAGTCACAGAGCATAAAGACACTGTGGTCTTCACCTGTCTCACAAATGACACGGGGATCTCCATCGGGTGGATCTTCAATAACCAGAGTCTGCGGCTCACAGAGAGGATGAAGCTGTCCCAAGGCAACAGCACCCTCACCATCGACCCCGTCAGGAGGGAGGATGCTGGGGATTATCAGTGTGAGGTCTCCAACCCCGTCAGTTCCAGCAAAAGTGACCCCTTCAGGCTGGGCGTGCTTt ATGATCCAACACCACCAAATCCTGGCCTCTCAGACGGGGCTATTGCGGGCATCGTGATTGGAGTCCTGGCCGGGGCAGCTCTGATAGCAGCCCTGGTGTACTTTCTGTACATCAGAAAGACTGGAGG gtCAGGGCCACTCTGA
- the CEACAM1 gene encoding carcinoembryonic antigen-related cell adhesion molecule 1 isoform X5 — protein MESPSAPTSRGRGPWQRVLLAVSLLTFWSPPTTAKLTVESVPSNVAEGEDVLLLVRNKTENFIGYSWYKGEVVDSNHLIASYAVATAESTPGPAYSGRETIYPNGSLLLQNVTLKDTGYYTLNAIKQNFLSEDGTGQLRVYPELPTPSITSNSSSPEEHKDPVVLTCESHTQDATYLWLINSQSLLDSTRLELSEDNRTLTLLHVTRNDTGPYECETRNPVSVSRSDPFYLNVLYGPDTPTISPSDSHYLPGANLSLSCHAASNPPPQYSWFINGSSQQSTQELFIPNLTVNNSGSYTCLAHNSATSLNRTTVKNITISEPVGKPSIQARNNNTVTEHKDTVVFTCLTNDTGISIGWIFNNQSLRLTERMKLSQGNSTLTIDPVRREDAGDYQCEVSNPVSSSKSDPFRLGVLCERRGDSEEDSSMLPNRDPPGNPIWG, from the exons AGTGCCATCCAATGTGGCCGAAGGGGAGGACGTGCTTCTCCTTGTCCGCAATAAGACTGAGAATTTTATAGGCTATTCCTGGTACAAAGGGGAAGTTGTGGACAGCAACCATTTGATTGCATCGTATGCAGTAGCCACTGCAGAAAGTACCCCAGGGCCTGCATACAGCGGCCGAGAGACAATATACCCCAATGGATCCCTGCTGCTCCAGAATGTCACCCTGAAGGACACAGGATACTACACCCTAAATGCCATAAAGCAAAATTTTCTGAGTGAAGACGGAACTGGACAGCTCCGTGTTTACC CGGAGTTACCCACACCCAGCATCACAAGCAACAGCTCCAGCCCCGAGGAGCACAAGGACCCTGTCGTGCTAACGTGTGAATCTCATACTCAAGACGCCACCTACCTGTGGCTGATCAACAGTCAGAGTCTGCTGGACAGCACCAGGCTGGAGCTGTCCGAGGACAACAGGACTCTCACTTTACTTCATGTCACAAGGAATGACACGGGACCCTATGAGTGTGAAACCCGGAACCCAGTGAGTGTCAGCCGCAGTGACCCATTCTACCTGAATGTTCTCT ATGGCCCGGACACCCCCACCATTTCCCCCTCAGACTCCCATTACCTACCGGGAGCAAACCTCAGCCTCTCCTGCCACGCAGCCTCTAACCCGCCCCCACAGTATTCCTGGTTTATCAATGGGAGTTCCCAGCAATCCACACAGGAGCTCTTTATCCCCAACCTCACTGTGAATAATAGTGGATCCTATACCTGCCTCGCCCATAACTCTGCCACTAGCCTCAACAGGACCACCGTCAAGAATATCACCATCTCTG AGCCTGTGGGGAAGCCCTCCATCCAAGCCAGGAACAACAACACAGTCACAGAGCATAAAGACACTGTGGTCTTCACCTGTCTCACAAATGACACGGGGATCTCCATCGGGTGGATCTTCAATAACCAGAGTCTGCGGCTCACAGAGAGGATGAAGCTGTCCCAAGGCAACAGCACCCTCACCATCGACCCCGTCAGGAGGGAGGATGCTGGGGATTATCAGTGTGAGGTCTCCAACCCCGTCAGTTCCAGCAAAAGTGACCCCTTCAGGCTGGGCGTGCTTt gtgagaggcggggagatagtgaggaagactccagcatgctccccaaccgggatccacccggcaaccccatctggggctga